A window of Podarcis muralis chromosome 10, rPodMur119.hap1.1, whole genome shotgun sequence genomic DNA:
ATGCGTGAAGCTGTTTCCAATGCAGAAGACAATTCCAGCAACACAAACAGGGGCCACCGACAGGCCCCTCCTCCTGAAAGCAGGCCCCAGAGGATAAAGGCCGTTGCAAAACAAAATGCGAATCCATGGGAGATGTATGGCAACATGGACCCTATGGAGATGCTGGATATTGACCAACTGGTGAAGTCTATGACCAAGTTGTGTCTCTTAGAGACTGGGGGCAATGGCTCCAACTTAGCCAGTGGTGACACATCACATAAGCAATACAGTGGTTCATCCCAACATTTAGGAGTGCCAAGGAGAGCTTCCCTAGTAAGAGCTAATATGAGGCAAATGGGTCCGAATGGAGTGATCGTGACTAACCAGAATGGCGAAAGCGATTCACTGAACAAAGAGCTCCAGGCTGTCCTCCAGTGGATGGTGGCTTCTCACTTCAATGTGCCCAACCTGACATTCTTAAATGACAGAGAAGGAGAGCTGGCTGATCTTCCACGGCTGGCTCAGAAGGCAACCAAGAAGGGCTACAGCGTGGGAGATATCCTTCAGAGAGTAATGAGGTACCTCGAAAGAGTGCAGATGGAGGAAGCGATGGGGAAAAGGCCTCAGTGTGGACTGATCCGCTGGCTTCTTGCCAACTTATAAGAGCCACCTCTTCCCTCTCATATTAATTTGTCCCAGCAACAGGCACCCACAACCACACTTTGCGAATGCACCCGATATGTACGTACCACCATAGCATGACTGCAAGCAATGACGCACCAAATTCATCTGATCATTCTACATGATAGCTGGGCAAGATCGTCAATAAAAGACATTTTATTAAAGTGAGAATTTGGGAGAGAGAGTCCATTTTATTCATCGTCAGTTGACCTGAGGCTTACAAAAATGTAGAGACCCTGGTAGTCAATGTCTATgcagttgttcttgtttttgttagGAGGGTTCATGGTCTCTACTGCAGGGCTGCAGAGGGGTAACCTGGGGTGTGAGGCAAAAAACATCATCCTGGGGTCCTCCTCATGCCCCCcccagctgccagtgggtaacATGGAACATTGGCACAATAACTATACAGTTTAGTATGCAGTATTTGATTATTATAAATTTATTAATAACCACGAATGCTGATTTGCTATGTAGGCCAATGGTTTGTCTATCTAGTGAACTGGCACTCGTGGTTGTTAATTAATTTTATCTGCTTTATCTAACCTACTTTACTGAAATGCAAAAAGGAATATTGTACAACCTTAGGAAATTACAAATAACCATATTATTTATAAATGGTATGCTCACTAAAATGAAGAGCAGAAACGATCGAACATTCTCACAATTCAAACAAAATGATGCTTTAACACAGCATTTAAAGAATCACCTGATACTTAAACAGTTGGCCAACTTGAATGGCTcctttcttgctttcatttctcaTGAGCCTATTGAAATTGTCAAAGAAATTTGCCTAGCAAGCTCACTTTTGGCTGAGAGCATAATAAGGTGGTTAAGGCTTTCTTGCCCTGTAGTAGAACTTAGGTTATGCCCTATCACTTCAATGGGAAAACACTGGGTTGTTGGTTGGATATTCAGCTGGTGGCTGAATATCACTCATGCCCTGGCTCCCCCAATCTTACCCTTGGTAATGACTGGCTGGGTGGGGTGAGATCATAGGTGGGCACTGCTTGAAGGAGCCTAAGAGCATGTGCTGCCCATCTCCCAGCCTttctcttatttattattatttattaggtttATATAGCAccattttcttccaagaagctcaatgtggtgtacatggttctccccctccccatttcatcctcacagcaaccctgtgaggtaggttaagctaagaGATGGTCACCTAGTGAGCTGGGTGAggaggattcaaaccctggcctcctaggtcatagtccaacacacactaaccattatgccacactttGCCTTGGAGCTCCAACCAACTGTCAGCAAAAGCCAACTTGCACTTGGCTCCTAGATGGAGGACAATGGGGGAAGTGCTCCTCTTTGTATTGACACCGTCTCAAAAATGCAGCGTGAGATCAGGAATAAGACCCCAGGTCTTGGGGCTGGGCCATCTAAGAGAGAAAAAAGGGGAAGTTCTGATCACatttgactctggctccacccatcatTAGTTCCATCCTGGCTTGGAATTTTCCTGGGATTTAGCGGCCGAGCACAGAAAAAAAAGCTGCCCAGCTCATTCTTGACCAGTTTCAGTTTAATAAAGGTACGCTCACTCTTCTAACGCAACCAACATGAGGATGCAACTGAGCATTCTTTGGGTAATGTCATTTGCCAAAATAGATTTTCCAGAACTTTCATGTAAATTGGTTCAAGGTGCTTTTTTATGTGCCACAGTTTTGAGTCTTTTTTCATTTTAAGAAGAAAGCCAAAGCTGCTTGACACAGTACTCCATTAGCCAAACCCCCATCTAAGTATGATACACTAACTGAGCATAGGTCACAATGCTTCCTTCATCTGCATCTGATGACTGTAAAGGACCCCTAGCCTTCTGGGACCCTGAGGCACTTcagttgtctctctctctctgcacccaTGACTTACTGCCATGTCATGTACGGCTGTGTGATGAGCAAAGAAGCGAGATGGACTTGTTTCCATAGGACTAGTGCAGTGCCTATTCAGAGGCCTCTAGCAAACCACAAGGGCCAATGAGGTGACTGGTTTATGCTGGTAGCCCTCTGCTAGCCATACCTGTATACTATATGGACTGGGCCTGCCCCATCACTGATGTTGAGGACCACTACTTATAAGCCGCATGCAGAGTTTTGCTAGATGTGCGTGTCAATGGAAGGTTCTGAGTGCTCTTAGTTTAGCATTCTAGAATGTTGGAACCAATAACACCCAGAACCTTACATTGGTATGCAGATGAAGCAAACTCTGCATGCAGGGATTTAATCCATGTTCTTCGTAGAGGTTGTGAAGAATTTGGGGGCATCTCTTACTGGACTCTGAGGTAGAGTGGAAGAAGGAACTGGACATGTAGGGAATTAGAGGGAAGAGGCATATAGAAACACAGGAGTTTTCTCACTGGATTTTCCAGCTTTTAATAAATTTGCATGATTTCTCGTTCTGTTTCACAACAATGAGGTCTCAGTCTAGTGTGCACTTACAACTAAATTTAATGTAGAGGTTTCATGAGATTTGTGTGGCAGGAAACCCACCAGATGTTACACTATGAAGATAACAATATTGTCACAGCTTGAGATCCTCTACTAATGTTAGAAGTATAATTCCATCATTTATTCAGAGCTCATTTGTATCCTTATATCCAGACATATCAGATAATTTAAGTTTGAATCATGGAtaatttagtgtgtgtgtgtgtgtgtgtgtgtgtgtgtgtgtgtgtgtgtccagttctggccactacaatttaagaaggatattgacaagccagaatgtatgcagaggagggtgacgaAGTTgaccaaaggtctggaaaccaatatTTGTGAGGAACAGATGAggaaattgggtatgtttagcctggtaaagaccgagatgagatatgatagccatcttcaaatatctaaagggctttcacatggaagatggaacatgcttgttttcttctgattcagaggccaggacccaaaccaatggattcaagttgcaagaaaggagattcccagtAAACATcaagaagacctttctgacagtaagagatgttcaacagtggaacagactctcagaagaggtggtggactctccttccctggaggcttttaagcagaggctggatggccatctgacatggatgATCTAGttaagattcccacattgcaggggattggtgTTGTCAGCCCCCTCTATATTCCTTAGCAGGGGGCTCAACAACCCCAACattgagggggaagaggaggccaAACCGCCGAGCCCAGTGCAGCTTCAAAGGCAGGCTGCTGTTGAAAAGAGCAAGTTTCCAAAAGTGAACAGGCAGTACctccgtttctgtgcactgccacTTTGGCCGCTACTGCACCTAATGAGAAGCCCCACAGGAGCTGTGGCTTCAATGTTCCTAGAATCCTCCTGGATATCATAGTAGATTCTAGACCACCCCTTCAGTTCTTGTGGGGAGCAGGATGAGAGGTTCCCCTGCCACTTTGGACAAAGTCAACACCAGCAGTTAAAGGTTCCTAATGGCCTCGGTTCAGCTTAATCCAGTCTTTTTGCTTTGCGCATCCAGATTTTGCTTCTGCCTTATCTACTCTtgctaatcatcatcataatccctGTGGCTGAAAATTCTTCAGTTACTTAGTGGCAAGAGAAATGTACTCTCCACGTCCTCAGAGGGAGCTTCCAGTTTACGAatgtttcctgtgttcctgactTCTGTAATAGTTTCCATGGCTTAACTCTGGGAAGCCGCGGAAAAAGCTAACAATGGACGTCACATACTGAATAATGCCATTAGAACCATGCCCACAGACTTCCTTTGATAAGCGTATGAGGTATTTGAAACAACAGTGTGGTAAATAAATTCTTCTGACCCTTTCTCCATTAGTAGGTTAATGTTTCAGATGTGGCAGAACAGGAAGCGTTTCCCCCCCCTCAGAGTGTGGTGATTCCGGTACACGTACTAGGAACATAACATTTTAAATACGGCCTCATGGAATCAAAAGTGTTATATCTTCTTTTATATTCCTGCTGGGCAATTAAGTATTATGTCACCAGTTGGCtacttttaattttttccccataAAACAAGAAATGGCAAATGAAGATGGATTACAGTTTTCACCATTATTCAGATTAATAATGTTTTTACTCAAATCCCATCTGTTGTCATTTTGAAAAATTCAGTATTAATTTCTAGGATTCCATGCCTGCTGAGAATGCTCAGTCATCAGTGGGGAAGAGCTAAACTCagctgtagagcatctgcttggcatgcagaaggttcagtctctggcatctccaggtagggatgagaATGCCACTcgtagtagaagaagagtttggatttgatatccctctttatcactacccaaaggagtctcaaagcggctaacaatctcctttcccttcctcccccacaacaaacactctgtgaggtgagtggggctgagagacttcagagaagtgtgactagcccaaggtcacccagcagctgcatgtggaggagtggagacgcgaacccggttcaccagattacgagactaccgctcttaaccactacaccacactagtctgaaaccctggagagccacagccaatTGGGGTAGACAGTGCTGTACTAGATACAGGCAACGACTGATTCATGCATGACCACACACATGGACattgtggtgacccggaagtggctggaaaaggggGCAGAATGGGAGGCGGAATGGAGCGGAATGGGGCGGGGTGAGCTTATACACACACCACCAATGCATAAGGGGGTCGGGAATCTAAGCCCCATACATATTGGTTGTTGCCTGTGTACCAGTAGTCTGATTcggtataaggcagatttctatGTTTATAATggactgggggttttttttggggggggggttcccccttAGGGTTCTCCCTTTTTTCTTAACTGCAAACATTAGGGTTCACTCCTGTCTGCTACCTTCTTTTTATTGATTGAAATGATGGTACTCTTTGGGCTACTTAAGGATAGGCAACCAGAGAATGAGTTTCCTATTGATAATTTAGGACACGAATGTTTCTGTTGTTGAATATGCCTTGTTGCTTGTATGTTAAGGCCAAGCTCTATAATTCTGTAGTTTTCTATATAATAAATTTGCTTATTAAACATCTTTAAATGAGCAAAAACTCAGTTAATATGTTAGGTTCAGGGCAGAACGTCCTTGATACTCCCATTCAGGCAAGACTTGCTTAATGGTAAACAATAGGCTTCAAAACACCAATTGTTTATTGGATTATGGTGCAAATGACAcatctccagcaacatctgcatatTCCTTATGGCTGTCATAGTAATCAACATTCTCCACTTTTCAGAAGCATTCAAAAACAGGAAATTTTCACTTTGGTAGTCTTTGCGTCCTTCCAAGGAAATAAATAGCTCCCTCATCTATTGTTGTTAGTATTGTTCAGGTAATAGCTGTAGAAACAGCAATCCTTTCCAAGCACAGATATAGAACGTTGCCCCAGAAGACATTTCTTGAACTTTATATCTGGGGCATTCTGAACTTTAAAGTAGGTTATGAAATGTATGAAGAGTTCAGGCTCCTGCATAGTCTCAGATCAGCATACTCATCTTTGCTGTGTGTATTCTAGGTTTAAAAACAGCAAAGCCCTTAAGAAACATTCTAGAAAAAGACAAATTCTGCGACCCGTATTGACAATGCAAACTCAACAATTTTGCACAATCCCCCactatgcatgcagaaggacagGGAATTGTGTTGAGCATTGAGGCCCTGCATTCAGCCACAGGATTTAAGTAGCACCGTTCATGCACTTTCAAGAATAACGTCACAGCCACAAAAGTCTAAATTGTGCCTACTTTTTTTTCCCAATGGGCAGGCATTAAACTATGGTGAATACAGAGGCATTCAATGGGTTTCTTCTTAACTCTGAAATTCAATTTAGTGAAGGCCTGCTAAAGCACAACTTTGAACATTGGGTAGCCATTTAATGGAGCATGGAGTGGAGGAGCATGGGGTGGTCTTATTTATATATTCGTACTTTCATGTTTTGAAATGCATGTGTGGCAGAGAACATTTTGCAGTTGCACTGATCACCTATACCCAATGCTGCAATCTGCCTCAACACAGATGGCTAGGTTGTGATACACTTGCAAAGAAATGAATCAGCAAGGTATGccaaggaacaacaacaaaaatcttatCAAGAGCTTCCTGGCTTTAAAATGATGTTTGCTCACACTTTCACTGCCTGGGTCCAGCTTGTCCTCAATAAATCACAGGCAAAACTCCTAATGGCTTAAGTGGTAGATGGTCAAATCCTTGGCATTCAATACATTTTCTTGGAAATGCCTTCCTGCCCGAACACATACAggcatgttttattatgtgtggGGAAAACAGCTACAAGCATGAGTCAGTGTTAGCATTAGTGCACTAGATAGCTAACAGCTTGCTTGGTATGAAAACTGCCAATCTTCAATTTATAGTACAGGAGAGGAAACCAGTGGAAATTGTTTAGGTGCTTTCATATGGTTATAAACTCCCTTTCCCCCCAGAGTAACTTCATTAATACTTGAATGTATGAATTGAAATGCTCAAGCAAGGAAGATTGCAattccctttctttttcaaatttcTTGTGTAATAATGGAACAAATAAAACATCATGCATAGGTTCAGAGTACAGTGAATTGTTTTACCGTACTGCAAGTCAGTTCTAGAATTGTTGGCATACTCCAATGTGTGTTCTGTAAGGACTTGTATATTTGCACTCAGCTGTTAACAGGGctcaccaacctttttggaccaagGGCCACAgtttgaattttgagagagtggTGAGGGCAATGATCTCACATTATCCACGCACATGTGCTTCATAAGACTGAAAGCTGCACTAAGGAGATGTCAACGTTATTGTATAATCTGATCATCATACAGATCATTTCAGCCTTCAGCCTAGTTTCTGGAGAGACATTAGGGGTACCTAAGGATGTAGGCCACTCCTTAATTTAGATGAATAAGCACAGCATCCCCAGTGCACTCCTTTTCGAGCAGGTCCCAATACTTTAGTGATGAAAAGCAATCGCCTAAGATTTCATACCAACTTACTTGGGACTAACTATAGTTTTGCAATAAGCTAGCCTGAGCAGTTTAACTCAAAACCTGTGAGCTATTTAGGTAATGGATGGAGAGATAATTACTTGCACGATAAACAGAACCCCTGGAGGAAGAGAGTAGTTGTGTATAAAAGAACataagccctgttggatcagaccaaacacTTATATAGTCCAAAAACCTATATAGACCCTGCTTTTCCTTTGCAATAAAAGTGCCCAGGGTTAAGCATACTTTCTTAAAGTGCTTAATGTAATATGTAGTTGGCACTGAAGCAACTGTATGACACTGGGTAGAATGTTCAGCTGATGGTAGAACAGGGCATATTTGCAGTGCTGAGCATTTCACACTGCAAGTCACTATATGTTGCCGTACATTGTCTGACATAAACCTGAAGAAACATTCATACTTCAAGTTAAAGGCAGCCTTAATATAAAAGCTTGAGTAAATCAGTAGGGCAGGGATGAGAACTAGAAGCTAAAGGTCCTATCCTCACAAACCTTGTACATAACTTTCCTTTCCAAACCATAAACAGATTGAATGTATTCTGTACTTTTATGTTGGACGGACGGACATAAAGAAAGCTTTTGGAATGTTACATTGTGGAAAACACATAAAGGGAACAAAAGCTGGCTTACAGTTTGGGCCATTCAGTATTTGCATTAACAAGTTCTAACAAGATAAAGGCTTTATAACTCTAGTTCTTCTATTCCCTATATTGTGCCAAACAtattctgctgctttttcttttgctccattctctctctttttctcagtACGAGTCAAGAGGAAGTATGGATAATAAGCCCTCACTGAAACATCAGGGAACCTAGCAAGCAAGAGAATAGCAAGGAGACCATGCATGTGGCTGGAATTATGAGTTCTTTAAAAGACTATCCCAGATCTTTACAAAAATAATGTAGAAGTGAGGCAAGcttgaaatcaggatgaataggCAGGCAGTTCTGCAGAACGCAAAAGAAATATTCCTTGCTCAACCCTGCCCAACAGGTATGGTAGTTGCTAGCGCAGtaactatctacagtggtacctcgggttacagaagcttcaggttacagactccgctaacccagaaatagtacctcgggttaagaactttgcttcaggatgagaacagaaattgtgtggcagccgcgggaggccccattagcgaaagtggtacctcaggttaagaactctttcaggttaagaacggacctcctgaatgaattaagttcttaacccgaggtaccactgtaatcacacATGTAGGTATTCCCAAATTTCTAAATGGGAGACAACTGCCCAATGGAGATTCCAATGCATGGTCTTCATACATACAGGCCTGTTCCCCACACTCCCTACTTCTTCTCACAAAGTAAATTGAGTACTAGGCTGGGGAAGTTTGAGGGTAGACAGCAGAACTTTACAACTACATGTATATGCATGTAATGTGTAACATCATTGCCTTTGAGATTGGATGAGTTTAAACATTTggcaaaattaaataaataccaTGCATGACAAAACTTAATAACCAACAAGCAGTAGGTATGATCTATACTCTGCATTTTTGGAAGTCAGAACCTTGACAAGGCAGGTGTGACTGCTCTTCTTCACTGTGCATTTATAAAATATAGATAAGCTATTTACTATGTGTTTCTGTGTCAGGTTATCCTAACTTGGCATTATTGTAAGCAGTATATGATGTGTTTGGTATACATAGCACAGCCCCTATGTAAGCAGGTTGCTGACAGAGCCAGCAAAGTTGCTTTGTTTTAACCTGGTAAATGATGGACACTTCAGCCATTCACAGTGGAGGGAAATGAATTCAAGGAAATTCAAGGCCTTGTTGCAACCGCAGCACCATCATGGGTGTCTAGTCATTTGCATATTTTGTAAAATACTGATTTGGAATCCAGGTCTTCAAAGCTTAATGATAATTATCATCACCCTACATCAGGGATGGCCAGCTCttaagagactgcaatctactcacacaataaaaaactggcagtgatctaccccttttttGTGAGGGTTCAgggcaaagttgctgagcttttttagggaggaaagtcccatggggggggggtgttcaggaCTAAGTaatttgggggtggaggaaaggggaagaGTCGCTCACCAAAAAATTGCTATCAAAACAATCAGCCTCACTGCGAAAACTTCGTCTTCCATTCTGGAGATTGTGCAAcaatggaggatggagcaaggggGCAGGGCCAGATTCTATTTTACCACCGCTATGGAAAGGGAGCCAGTGatcgatctaccaaaacctcccgggGATCTACCAGTTGATCACGATTGAGCTGTTGGACACCCCTGCCCTACATGATATTTATTTGTATCCTCCACTGCAACATCTTTCAAAGTGAATTGTTTTCACACTTTTTTACACCACCACAAAAGCTTCTGATGAAACCAAAACTCCCAAcccgccccctcccaaaaaatattttgaagatGCAAGTTGAATTGATGGAAGCTACTGGGTATTTGAGGTTGCATGGAGAGCCCCTTATTCATAAGAAGTTCTTTATCCCAGAGTCGCACCAATTTTAGATCTTCAGGCATGACCCAGGCATGGACCTTTAGATGTTTGCACTCTTGAGGAATGGATGGTGGCCCAATCTCTCCCTCTGACTCCACCAGAGGCTCTTCTGCTGGCAATTGTATTGGATCAGATCCTGAAGGCTCCTAAAGAGATTCCTCTGGAGATTTCTTGCAGAATCTCTGAACCTTTGGGGCTAGCACCAAGAAGACCCCGTCTGCTTCCTCATGCCTTTGACCAGTGGCGGGTCTGGTTTGTCACCCAAGGAATTGGAAACATGCTCTGCATCAGGACTGGGCGTAACCACATGATAACA
This region includes:
- the LOC114605770 gene encoding A-kinase anchor protein 4-like, which codes for MYSHGKEKGSRQTEPHPSGSKCLEKLISMDECAKHIIDSALTKIQKQLLDKSKHGGAPKPSSSSFGFNRPDTNFERGTGTGSMGSKFPTLSPSRRGGRQEPQHQPQHQEPRKEDLTSILSSTIQKVMREAVSNAEDNSSNTNRGHRQAPPPESRPQRIKAVAKQNANPWEMYGNMDPMEMLDIDQLVKSMTKLCLLETGGNGSNLASGDTSHKQYSGSSQHLGVPRRASLVRANMRQMGPNGVIVTNQNGESDSLNKELQAVLQWMVASHFNVPNLTFLNDREGELADLPRLAQKATKKGYSVGDILQRVMRYLERVQMEEAMGKRPQCGLIRWLLANL